A genomic region of Sander vitreus isolate 19-12246 chromosome 11, sanVit1, whole genome shotgun sequence contains the following coding sequences:
- the LOC144525191 gene encoding bromodomain adjacent to zinc finger domain protein 2B-like isoform X3, which translates to MEFGERLASPSSAPSSLHMASSSTSSSPARPQTPSTKCSPAPSPAASSPVTTCGHLFQITGDERLNMSGSSNGFPLVSHPAFGLYTSSSGHSEFGGLGSLGLSALAAHSQFGTFPDWWRPSEAHTRGAAAFFPPLLGLHPVFASTFKSHNPIQLQSRTSVSVGVTGTVNGASSPTGHSAVNTSSFPAKGNTKKTEANSSRSQKSRQDLGQLQRKITQKTKEKKSNKRPLETSSMSGSQSGSLSDSSSSDGEESSSDPDDMEEDNDEDEDDQSNASEDSDSEKDSRVKRKVKRLTQNTSESKKKRPCTADGNTTQDSHHDTVPLTSPYRLQSSSHPAGLSQSAALFLQSSRTAEEEGQQHISVIQATGLAAGNSPLAASRRESSPLPSRSSPNPISNTPKHLHPSTSPKHFSHLSSPQHSPPKPHALCSPSKPLSLCSSPKPLSLSSIPRPPTLLASQKPPQNLHKSKFLMPSLKHTQLVDGIKESSGNLMDERSLHLNSFKLKQPHHSKDSLKPAFSLRPKSQNWFKSHKNSASSSSLLTQHKHSSDTLSSLSLPHSNDTNLFLNHHLNGVIHSAVQDAPLALITTPRSQSSTPSSKPLLVATSPPYPMPINLSNGTKEMSGSSASLLKCSASSGLAHRTMKTNTPKYLHTGKSLSKTNSSYPLVDSVRGSESDIHSSRDSDDSLGNDFDDEDDEDDIEDEDSGSSLSESGSNLDSDSDGSEDDMKERGETEADSDAEGTPMKLAKVSSFKLSANCSLLNLKIVKPPSLPSSLLAPTTVTSSGALSNHSTLSPPFKFATLPGSGKRRRVTDERVLRLPLEFGWQRETRIRTVAGRLQGEVAYFAPCGKKLRQYPDVMKYLLRNGITNISRDNFSFSTKMKVGDFYEAREGPEGLQWFLLAEEEIAPSIIAMDGRRSHCTQSKRQQIGDGTGAKQWNSHPLNIGENNFQDVSDAKLLRKLEAQEIARQAAQIKMMRKIEKQAMAQAAKEARKQQAMMAAEERRKKREQIKFLKQQEKIKRIQQIRMEKELRAQHILEVKRKKKEEAANAKILEAEKRNKEKEIRRLQAVILKHQELERHRLDMERERRRQHMMLIKAVEARKKAEEKERLKKEKKDEKRLNKERKLELRRLELEKAKELKKPNEDMCLADHKPLPEWSRIPGLVLPGSTFSDCLMVLQFLHSFGKVLRLDINPNMLNLSDLQEGLLNTGDSLGKVQDLLVSMLSAAVCDPGIPAGHKNKTALGDHLTNVGINRDNVSEILQIYMEGHCEQTELAALALSLRTKAFQAHSPPQKASMLAFLVNELCCSKAVISEIDKNIDHITNLRKDKWVIEGKLRKLRSIHAKKTGKRDSSVGGENSHSLVIPTARNKCKRKEGDSEEEEDEDDDSEDQGDDDDDEEEESVGKKGKKAEMCEQEDDSVHSASMEELEKQIEKTYKQQSQIRQKLSDSSHSLRSMTIGQDRYKRRYWVLPQCSGLFVEGMESCEGYEEVEKEKKRQRTAQVLRVKEEQQEEMEKPTVSSPAQSTDGDTTTPEGQQDKDSLNLFLQKPGSFSKLSKLLEVAKMAQDSDINSHNSHSAKVPTTASYSLYPTSQTATTQQGLIDKADTLVPSLLRSSPWITCSPHSVLHDDQLSKILKEKSNQWFSLLPRSPCDESSFNSGSSPPAASSPLQTVSTKSPFSLSPNPPATASSSAPAGITNMQPSVLQQLKSGIHQSRLTRCDVSSAASPSLPFSGASLPPMLDLASQHAEGNSNMVFFLANNNSVNKSETPEPLIDKPDCASFPAVEVAKTQDYPSPQPIPEEMLCGWWRVADMEELHSLVKALHSRGIREKALQKQIQKHMEYTTHLCANSKDAIDVAELEKREVSEETVDSWCVEEKAMEVDISLLQRVEGLERKVVSARLQVKGWMHPEPQSEREDLVYHEHKLLSSPAPEKKAQRETSQDELPGTVVRRPDNPLDIAVIRLAELERNIERSREEEVAPGMKLWRKALGEVRSSAQLSLCIQQLEKSIAWERSIMKVHCQLCQKGDNEELLLLCDGCDKGCHTYCQKPKITTVPDGDWFCPTCVAKSPVCSVIQESGQSPRSRKQLSQTAGGGKKGIEVKRNSKPSVVGELIKEEAAGSNSVPKKGTKEFKKRKGDDSPPSSQAVHESPVSCVKKAKTAKDNNTNGLATCRVLLAELEAHQDAWPFLTPVNQKAVPGYRKVIKKPMDFSTIREKLTNNQYLNLETFIVDVNLVFDNCETFNEDDSEIGQAGHSMRRFFDKRWTELLE; encoded by the exons ATGGAGTTTGGAGAGCGGCTGGCCTCCCCATCATCAGCCCCGTCCTCCCTTCACATGGCCTCCTCTTCAACCAGCTCCTCCCCTGCTCGACCCCAGACACCCTCCACAAAGTGCAGCCCGGCCCCTAGCCCTGCAGCCAGCTCTCCTGTCACCACCTGTG GCCATCTGTTCCAGATAACTGGGGATGAACGTTTAAATATGTCTGGCAGCTCCAATGGTTTTCCTTTGGTCAGCCATCCAGCTTTTGGGCTCTACACGTCAAGTTCAGGACACTCTGAGTTTGGAGGCCTAGGAAGCCTGGGTTTGTCTGCCTTGGCTGCTCACTCCCAGTTTGGTACATTTCCAG ACTGGTGGCGGCCATCTGAGGCACACACCAGAGGAGCAGCAGCCTTTTTCCCTCCTCTTCTGGGTCTGCATCCTGTATTTGCATCAACTTTCAAAAGCCACAATCCCATTCAGTTGCAGTCACGTACctcag TTTCTGTAGGCGTAACTGGAACAGTGAATGGTGCTTCTTCTCCTACTGGGCACTCTGCTGTGAACACCAGTTCATTTCCAGCAAagggaaacacaaagaaaactgagGCCAATAGTAGTCGGAGTCAAAAGAGCAGACAGGACCTGGGCCAACTGCAACGGAAAATCACCCAGAAAACGAAAGAAAAG AAATCCAACAAAAGACCACTAGAGACCTCGAGCATGAGCGGCAGCCAGTCGGGATCATTGTCAGATAGCTCCTCCAGTGATGgtgaggagagcagcagtgatCCCGATGACATGGAGGAGGACAATGATGAAGATGAGGATGATCAGAGCAATGCCAGTGAGGACTCTGATTCAGAAAAAGACAGTCGAGTGAAAAGGAAAGTCAAG CGGCTGACACAGAACACATCTGAGAGTAAAAAGAAGAGACCTTGCACTGCAGATGGAAATACAACTCAAGACAGTCATCATGACACTGTTCCTTTGACTTCCCCATACCGCTTGCAGTCCTCTTCTCATCCCGCTGGCCTGTCACAGTCCGCAGCGCTGTTCCTCCAGAGCTCCAGGACTGCAGAGGAGGAAGGCCAGCAGCACATCAGTGTCATCCAGGCCACTGGGTTGGCAGCCGGCAACAGTCCCCTAGCAGCGTCCCGCAGGGAGTCCTCTCCTCTGCCCTCCAGGTCCTCACCCAACCCCATCTCCAACACACCTAAACACTTACATCCTTCCACCTCACCAAAGCACTTCTCTCATTTGTCCTCACCACAGCATAGCCCTCCCAAACCTCATGCTCTCTGTTCCCCTTCAAAACCCCTATCTCTGTGTTCCTCACCCaagcctctctccctctcttctatACCCAGACCACCAACCCTGTTAGCCTCACAAAAGCCTCCCCAAAACCTCCATAAATCCAAATTCCTGATGCCGTCTCTGAAGCACACCCAGCTGGTTGATGGCATAAAGGAGAGCAGTGGAAACCTTATGGACGAAAGATCATTACACTTGAAcagttttaaattaaaacag CCCCACCACTCCAAGGACTCCCTGAAGCCAGCTTTCTCTCTGCGACCTAAGAGCCAGAACTGGtttaaaagtcacaaaaattCAGCATCCTCTTCGTCGTTGCTGACACAGCATAAACATTCTTCAGATACGTTGAGCAGTCTGTCTCTCCCACACAGCAATGACACCAATCTGTTCCTGAACCACCACCTTAATGGAGTGATCCACAGCGCAGTTCAGGATGCCCCTTTGGCCCTCATCACTACACCACGCAGCCAGAGCAGCACCCCCAGTAGCAAGCCCCTCCTGGTAGCCACCAGCCCTCCCTATCCCATGCCCATCAACCTAAGCAATGGCACTAAGGAGATGTCGGGCAGCTCTGCTTCCCTACTTAAATGTTCAGCCTCATCAGGTCTTGCTCACAGAACAATGAAGACTAACACTCCCAAGTATCTGCATACAGGAAAGAGCCTCTCTAAAACCAACTCATCCTATCCACTTGTAGACTCAGTCAGAGGTAGTGAGTCTGATATACACAGCAGCAGGGACTCAGACGACTCTTTAGGAAATGACTTTGATGATGAAGACGATGAAGACGATATTGAGGATGAAGATTCTGGCAGTAGCCTTTCAG AGTCGGGGAGCAATCTGGATAGCGACTCTGATGGCTCTGAGGATGATATGAAGGAGCGCGGTGAGACCGAAGCAGACAGCGATGCAGAAGGGACTCCCATGAAACTCGCTAAAGTGTCCTCTTTCAAACTCTCAGCCAACTGCTCCCTGCTGAACTTGAAGATCGTCAAGCCTCCTAGTTTACCAAGTAGCCTACTCGCCCCCACCACAGTGACCAGCTCAGGGGCACTGAGTAACCACAGCACCCTATCGCCTCCCTTCAAGTTTGCCACGCTCCCAG GAtcggggaagaggaggagagtaaCGGATGAGAGAGTTCTGCGGTTGCCTCTTGAGTTCGG GTGGCAGAGAGAGACCCGAATCAGGACTGTGGCAGGTCGTCTACAAGGAGAGGTGGCTTACTTTGCTCCATGTGGGAAAAAGCTGCGTCAGTATCCTGATGTAATGAAG TACTTACTCCGGAATGGAATAACCAACATCTCACGGGATAATTTCAGCTTCAGTACAAAAATGAAAGTTGGTGACTTCTATGAAGCCAGAGAAGGACCAGAG GGTTTACAGTGGTTCCTGCTGGCAGAGGAGGAGATTGCTCCCAGTATCATAGCGATGGATGGGAGGCGCAGTCATTGCACACAGTCTAAGCGCCAGCAGATAGGTGATGGTACTGgggccaaacagtggaattctCATCCTCTTAATATTGGTGAAAATAACTTCCAAGATGTCAGTGATGCAAAGCTGCTACGCAAACTGGAGGCTCAAG AAATAGCTCGACAGGCAGCTCAGATCAAAATGATGAGGAAAATTGAGAAGCAGGCCATGGCGCAAGCAGCCAAAGAGGCAAGGAAGCAACAAG CAATGATGGCTGCAGAGGAGAGGCGGAAAAAGAGGGAGCAGATAAAGTTTCTTAAACAGCAA GAGAAGATCAAGCGCATTCAGCAAATTCGTATGGAGAAAGAACTCCGTGCACAGCACATTCTCGAG gtaaaaagaaagaagaaagaagaggcAGCCAATGCCAAAATATTGGAGGCTGAGAAGCGAAACAAG gAGAAGGAGATACGTAGACTGCAAGCTGTCATACTGAAGCACCAG GAGTTGGAGAGGCATAGACTAGATATG GAGAGGGAAAGGCGCAGGCAGCACATGATGCTCATTAAGGCTGTGGAGGCCCGTAAGAAGGCAGAG GAGAAAGAGCGTctgaaaaaagagaagaaggatGAGAAACGGTTAAACAAGGAGAGGAAACTGGAGCTCAGAAGACTGGAATTGGAAAAAGCAAAGGAGCTGAAGAAACCAAATGAAGACATGTGTTTAGCAGATCATAAG CCACTTCCAGAGTGGTCCCGGATCCCTGGTCTGGTCTTACCAGGAAGCACCTTCTCTGACTGCCTGATGGTGCTGCAGTTTCTGCACAGCTTTGGAAAGGTCCTGAGGTTAGATATAAATCCCAACATGCTCAACCTAAGTGACCTTCAAGAGGGCTTGCTCAACACTGGGGACAGTTTGGGCAAGGTGCAAGACCTGCTGGTGAGCATGCtgtctgcagctgtgtgtgatCCTGGTATACCTGCAGGTCACAAG AATAAGACCGCCTTGGGGGACCACCTGACTAATGTGGGGATCAACCGAGACAATGTGTCTGAGATCCTGCAGATCTACATGGAGGGTCACTGTGAGCAGACAGAGCTGGCTGCTCTGGCCCTCAGCCTCAGGACCAAGGCGTTTCAGGCCCACAGCCCGCCACAGAAGGCCTCCATGCTGGCATTCCTGGTTAATGAGCTTTGCTGCAGTAAGGCTGTGATCAG TGAGATCGACAAAAACATAGACCACATAACCAACCTGAGGAAGGATAAGTGGGTTATCGAAGGAAAACTTCGCAA acTCAGGAGCATTCATGCCAAGAAGACAGGGAAAAGAGACAGCAGTGTGGGGGGAGAAAACAGCCACAGCCTTGTCATCCCCACTGCCAGAAACAAATGCAAGAGGAAAGAAGGGGAcagtgaggaggaagaggacgaaGATGACGACAGTGAAGACCAAGGagacgacgacgacgatgaGGAAGAAGAATCTGTGGGAAAGAAGGGAAAGAAAGCAGAGATGTGTGAGCAAGAG GACGACAGTGTACACTCAGCCAGCATGGAGGAGCTAGAGAAACAGATTGAGAAAACATACAAG CAACAGAGTCAGATCAGACAGAAGTTATCTGACTCATCTCACTCACTCCGCTCCATGACGATTGGACAGGACCGCTACAAGAGACGTTATTGGGTCCTACCGCAGTGTAGTGGCCTCTTTGTTGAAGGCATGGAGAGCTGTGAAG GTTATGAAGAggtggagaaagagaagaaaagacagaGGACTGCTCAGGTGCTCAGGGTAAAAGAAGAGCAGCAGGAAGAGATGGAGAAGCCAACGGTGTCCAGTCCAGCGCAGAGCACAGACGGCGATACAACCACACCAGAGGGCCAGCAGGACAAAGACAGCCTCAATCTCTTCCTCCAGAAACCCGGCTCTTTCTCTAAGCTCAGCAAACTCCTTGAAGTAGCCAAAATGGCTCAAGATTCAGACATCAATTCTCACAACAGTCATTCTGCTAAAGTCCCTACCACTGCATCTTATTCCTTATATCCCACCTCTCAGACAGCCACTACTCAGCAGGGACTGATAGATAAAGCAGATACTTTAGTGCCGTCTCTACTCAGAAGTAGTCCCTGGATAACCTGCAGCCCTCACTCTGTCCTTCATGATGACCAGCTTTCCAAGATACTAAAGGAAAAGAGCAACCAGTGGTTTAGCCTCTTGCCTCGCTCTCCTTGTGACGAGTCTTCGTTTAACTCCGGCTCCAGCCCTCCAGCCGCCTCCTCTCCACTACAGACCGTCAGCACTAAATcccccttctccctctcccccaATCCCCCAGCTACAGCCAGTTCTAGTGCTCCTGCTGGGATCACTAACATGCAGCCATCTGTCCTTCAG CAATTAAAGTCTGGCATTCATCAAAGCAGACTGACACGGTGCGACGTGTCCAGTGCAGCAAGTCCCAGCCTGCCCTTCTCTGGTGCTTCTCTACCCCCCATGTTGGATCTGGCCTCCCAGCATGCAGAGGGTAATAGCAACATGGTCTTCTTCCTGGCAAATAACAACTCTGTCAACAAGAGTGAGACCCCAGAGCCCCTGATTGACAAGCCCGATTGTGCGTCATTCCCTGCTGTGGAAGTGGCCAAGACCCAGGACTACCCTAGTCCTCAGCCTATCCCCGAGG AGATGCTGTGTGGCTGGTGGAGGGTGGCAGACATGGAGGAACTGCACAGTCTGGTCAAGGCCCTTCATAGCCGAGGCATCAGAGAGAAGGCCTTGCAGAAACAGATCCAAAAACATATGGAGTATACGACCCATCTCTGTGCCAACAGCAAAGATG CGATTGATGTGGCAGAGCTGGAGAAGCGGGAGGTGAGTGAGGAGACGGTGGACAGTTGGTGTGTTGAGGAGAAGGCCATGGAGGTGGATATCAGCCTGCTGCAGCGGGTCGAGGGTCTGGAGAGGAAAGTCGTCTCTGCTCGCCTGCAGGTCAAG GGTTGGATGCATCCTGAGCCCCAGTCAGAGAGGGAGGATCTGGTGTATCATGAGCACAAGCTCTTATCTTCCCCTGCTCCAGAGAAGAAAGCACAGAGAGAAACCAGCCAGGATGAACTTCCTGGCACCGTAGTGCGGCGGCCTGACAATCCCCTTGATATAGCTGTCATCAGGCTGGCAGAGCTGGAGAGAAACATCGAGCGAAG cagggaggaggaggtggcaCCGGGGATGAAGTTGTGGCGCAAAGCCCTCGGTGAAGTCCGCAGCTCAGCTCAGCTGTCGCTCTGCATTCAGCAGCTGGAGAAATCCATCGCCTGGGAGCGATCCATTATGAAAGTG CACTGCCAGCTCTGTCAAAAGGGGGACAATGAAGAACTGCTCTTACTCTGTGATGGCTGCGACAAAGGCTGCCACACTTACTGCCAGAAACCCAAGATCACTACAGTACCTGACGGCGACTGGTTTTGTCCCACTTGTGTTGCGAAG TCTCCTGTGTGTTCTGTCATTCAGGAGAGTGGTCAATCCCCCCGGAGTAGGAAGCAACTGAGCCAAACAGCTGGAGGAGGGAAAAAAGGCATTGAGGTAAAACGAAACAGTAAGCCATCTGTGGTGGGAGAGCTCATCAAAGAGGAGGCTGCCGGCAGCAACAGCGTGCCAAAGAAGGGTACCAAGGAGttcaaaaagagaaaaggagacgACAGCCCGCCCAGCTCCCAGGCCGTCCATGAGAGCCCCGtctcctgtgtgaaaaaagccaaaacagccaaagacaacaacacaaatggGCTGGCGACGTGCCG AGTGCTTCTGGCTGAGCTGGAGGCCCATCAGGACGCTTGGCCCTTTCTCACACCCGTCAACCAGAAAGCCGTCCCGGGATACAGGAAGGTCATCAAGAAGCCCATGGACTTCTCCACCATCAGAGAAAAGCTCACCAACAACCA GTACTTGAATTTGGAAACTTTCATCGTTGACGTGAACCTGGTTTTTGATAACTGCGAAACATTTAACGAAGATGATTCTGAAATTGGACAAGCCGGCCACAGCATGAGAAGATTTTTTGACAAGCGATGGACTGAACTGCTGGAGTAA